One stretch of Periplaneta americana isolate PAMFEO1 chromosome 1, P.americana_PAMFEO1_priV1, whole genome shotgun sequence DNA includes these proteins:
- the LOC138695748 gene encoding V-type proton ATPase subunit H-like, which produces MNFLTSDIGKVTLPSESLVQIQGANTLNVQCYEVRNSIIKWTPYLKSQVLSPDQYTFITAINSLSDEERDTLIDQNRLVFADVTLKLLQAELHEEALQYVLVLIYDTLQANKSVAEDFCELSEGNVTAVLEPFFNLMTQGDNFTAHMAAMIIAEITTWSRKLIDTEILQSFCAWIEELLVQEQSDEYLQARIRCLQILLHREEYRLAIYDKDGINIVLTLLQNTKDFQVHYQLIFCIWMFTFSTTLAEKDIMRSTVIPLLCNFIKDSSREKVVRITLAVFRNLIEKPENPAVTQVHVLQMKQSKMSKYLKLLEQNNYEDEDILEDIDFLNKNLDSDEVNMSSFAIYAQELCCGQLKPSTARKSSSFWTRNMARLNENNYCLVRHLVHIIKTSSDPEVISLACHDIGQYVENYPQGKRVLNELGVKEPIMRHLEHGDKRVRYEALRAIQKILLTNLNAN; this is translated from the exons ATGAATTTCTTAACATCGGACATTGGAAAAGTCACATTGCCATCGGAATCGCTAG TTCAAATACAAGGAGCAAATACTTTGAATGTCCAATGTTACGAAGTTCGTAATAGCATCATCAAGTGGACACCATACTTAAA GTCTCAGGTTCTTTCTCCAGATCAGTATACCTTCATAACAGCTATTAATTCTCTGAGCGATGAGGAACGTGATACTCTCATAGATCAAAATAGGCTTGTATTTGCAGACGTAACTCTTAAGCTCCTGCAAGCTGAACTTCACGAAGAAGCTCTTCAATATGTGCTGGTACTAATTTATGACACGCTACAG GCTAATAAGTCGGTAGCGGAGGATTTCTGCGAACTTTCCGAAGGAAATGTGACAGCGGTATTGGAGCCTTTCTTTAATCTTATGACACAAGGGGATAACTTCACTGCACATATGGCGGCCATGATCATTGCTGAAATTACAACGTGGAGTCGGAAATTGATTGACACCGAAATTCTACAGTCCTTCTGTGCATGGATAGAAGAACTACTGGTACAAGAA CAGTCAGACGAGTATTTGCAGGCAAGAATACGGTGCCTTCAGATCCTGTTGCACAGAGAGGAATACCGCTTGGCCATATATGACAAGGATGGTATAAATATTGTTCTCACACTGCTCCAGAATACCAAGGACTTCCAGGTTCACTATCAGCTTATATTCTGCATTTGGATGTTCACGTTTTCAACCACGTTAGCAGAAAAGGATATTATGCG CTCAACTGTCATTCCACTGCTATGCAATTTCATTAAAGATTCCTCTAGAGAAAAAGTTGTCAGAATTACGCTCGCAGTTTTCAGA AATTTGATTGAAAAACCAGAGAATCCGGCTGTCACCCAGGTTCACGTTCTCCAAATGAAGCAATCCAAGATGTCCAAATATCTTAAACTGCTGGAACAGAACAACTATGAAGATGAGGATATTCTGGAAGACATTGACTTCCTCAACAAGAACCTTGATTCAGATGAAGTAAATATGAG CTCGTTTGCCATATACGCCCAAGAATTGTGCTGTGGTCAGCTGAAGCCTTCAACCGCGCGCAAGTCAAGTTCATTTTGGACCCGAAATATGGCCAGGCTCAACGAGAACAACTATTGCCTTGTACGACATTTAGTCCACATTATAAAAACTAGTTCAGACCCAGAAGTTATTAGTTTGGCGTGCCATGACATCGGGCAATATGTGGAAAACTATCCGCAAGGGAAAAG AGTACTGAATGAATTGGGTGTCAAGGAGCCCATCATGAGGCATCTCGAGCATGGAGACAAGCGAGTGCGCTACGAGGCACTGCGAGCGATACAGAAGATCCTGCTCACAAATTTGAATGCAAATTAA